From a single Paenibacillus sp. FSL W8-0426 genomic region:
- a CDS encoding DUF5682 family protein, with translation MDRVNAASGLDMDELLRLFETSVFNTDGGTLYFPVRHHSPACSYHLLKLIDLYKPDMILIEGPESGNPLLGVLADEATVPPVSLYYTYENEDGRDACYYPMLRYSPEYVAIREAAKRGIPARFIDLDYHHLAGTQTSERREVSGQDETLLAGSEFIQRLCQKANCRSFDELWEKVFEIGGLAKTTREFVLDVFTYCTCSRMCYTPSQLLASGDLAREARMREHIAEAAGAYERVLVITGGFHTYGLLIETATAPGGGASHQDTLPQTAPVSHQIYPMVYTYAEADRLNGYASGMPFVSYYEWIWEHLQRKKNRPYERVAVDLLAKLTRKLRSRDEHVSTSDAIEAYRMIQDLAALRGKTEGGVYELMDAALSAFIKGELTLATEQPMKELQQLLTGDAIGTVAPNPFSVPIVEDFKAWCKELKLQIGTTGQHKKVLDLYAKTEHRRLSQLFQCVTYLVPHFAERQSGPDWVARRDMNLVRETWVYAYSSRVEARLIESSLYGGTLREAAARKMEEEMQGIPDHHSGELAQRMLRALLMGLQDTAERLYSQVRAALRKDGHFLSLCDSLHTLNRIRQHRHLLGIANDDGLRLLVVEAYRNAVDKLPQLAHTNQDEHAAIIQGLKLLSMLADSAEQPFEDETFRSYLNDLLMDQGLPPQLEGVCVAISSGLGDRPKQEIAQRARSYIRGTPEQMLQTALYLQGVFAISRDAFLYEDELLQELNYLVAQLPTEDFIGMVPELRLAFTFFTPMEVALIAERVAGLFQVRVDDLSLPAMDERVLVQAKAWDEAIRKEFEAWKLI, from the coding sequence ATGGATCGGGTAAACGCCGCGTCCGGCTTGGACATGGATGAGCTGCTGCGTCTGTTTGAGACCAGCGTGTTCAATACGGACGGCGGAACCTTGTATTTTCCAGTGAGGCATCACAGTCCTGCTTGTTCCTACCATTTATTGAAGCTGATTGATCTGTATAAGCCGGATATGATCCTGATCGAAGGCCCGGAAAGCGGAAACCCGCTGCTTGGCGTCCTGGCAGACGAAGCAACAGTTCCTCCGGTCAGCCTGTATTATACGTACGAAAATGAAGACGGCAGAGATGCTTGCTATTATCCGATGCTGCGTTATTCTCCGGAGTACGTGGCCATCAGGGAGGCAGCCAAGCGCGGCATCCCGGCCCGTTTCATCGATCTGGACTACCACCACCTGGCCGGAACACAAACATCGGAGCGAAGGGAAGTGTCGGGCCAGGATGAAACATTGCTCGCCGGATCGGAGTTCATTCAGCGCTTGTGTCAAAAGGCGAATTGCCGCAGCTTTGACGAGCTTTGGGAGAAAGTGTTCGAGATCGGCGGTTTGGCCAAAACGACGCGCGAATTTGTGCTGGACGTATTTACGTACTGCACATGTTCTAGAATGTGCTATACGCCGAGCCAGCTGCTGGCATCCGGCGATTTGGCAAGGGAAGCCCGGATGCGCGAGCACATCGCGGAAGCCGCCGGCGCATATGAACGTGTGCTGGTGATTACGGGAGGATTTCATACCTATGGCTTGCTTATAGAGACGGCAACCGCACCGGGCGGCGGAGCATCACATCAAGATACGTTACCTCAGACAGCTCCCGTATCGCATCAGATTTACCCAATGGTTTATACCTATGCAGAGGCGGATCGGTTGAACGGTTATGCCAGCGGCATGCCTTTCGTCAGCTATTATGAATGGATCTGGGAACATTTGCAGCGAAAGAAAAACCGCCCATACGAACGAGTCGCCGTCGATTTGCTGGCCAAACTGACGCGCAAACTGCGGAGTCGCGATGAACATGTGTCCACAAGCGACGCCATTGAAGCGTATCGCATGATTCAGGACCTGGCGGCGCTGCGAGGCAAAACGGAAGGCGGGGTCTATGAGCTCATGGACGCGGCGTTGTCCGCCTTTATCAAGGGCGAGCTTACGCTCGCGACGGAACAGCCTATGAAAGAACTGCAGCAATTGCTGACCGGAGATGCCATCGGCACTGTGGCACCGAATCCTTTCAGCGTTCCAATCGTTGAAGACTTTAAAGCTTGGTGCAAAGAGCTAAAACTCCAGATCGGAACGACGGGCCAGCATAAAAAGGTGTTGGATCTGTATGCGAAAACGGAACATCGCCGATTAAGCCAGCTCTTTCAATGCGTTACATACTTGGTGCCGCATTTCGCGGAGCGGCAATCCGGTCCGGATTGGGTAGCCCGGCGCGATATGAACCTGGTTCGTGAAACGTGGGTCTATGCGTATTCATCACGCGTTGAAGCCCGTTTGATTGAAAGCTCGCTGTATGGAGGCACCCTTCGCGAGGCGGCAGCCCGCAAAATGGAAGAAGAGATGCAGGGTATTCCTGATCATCACAGCGGAGAGCTTGCCCAGCGCATGCTGCGTGCCCTGTTGATGGGGCTGCAGGATACCGCCGAACGGTTATACAGTCAGGTACGCGCCGCTTTGCGCAAAGACGGCCATTTCCTTTCTTTATGCGACAGCCTGCACACGCTGAACCGGATTCGTCAGCATCGCCACTTGCTCGGAATTGCAAATGATGACGGGCTGCGATTGCTGGTGGTGGAGGCATATCGAAATGCGGTGGACAAGCTGCCGCAGCTAGCCCATACGAACCAGGACGAGCACGCTGCCATCATTCAGGGATTGAAGCTGTTATCGATGCTGGCGGACTCGGCCGAACAGCCATTCGAGGACGAAACGTTCCGTTCCTACTTGAACGATCTGCTTATGGATCAGGGACTTCCCCCTCAATTGGAAGGGGTCTGCGTTGCCATATCCTCCGGGCTCGGCGACAGGCCAAAGCAGGAAATTGCCCAGCGCGCTCGGTCTTATATTCGCGGTACACCGGAGCAAATGCTGCAAACCGCGCTGTATTTGCAAGGTGTTTTTGCGATTTCGCGCGATGCATTCCTGTATGAAGATGAGCTGTTGCAGGAATTGAACTATTTGGTGGCGCAGCTGCCTACGGAGGATTTTATCGGCATGGTTCCCGAATTGCGCCTGGCCTTTACGTTTTTTACGCCGATGGAAGTTGCGTTGATTGCGGAACGGGTAGCCGGCCTCTTCCAAGTTCGGGTGGACGATCTTTCCCTTCCCGCTATGGACGAAAGAGTGCTGGTACAGGCAAAGGCTTGGGATGAAGCCATCCGAAAGGAGTTTGAGGCATGGAAACTGATCTGA
- a CDS encoding VWA domain-containing protein yields METDLNMHEAAGESAKRSSSEALNRWRLILGESASEGLCQADGFDEQHFQYNEVDEILDYLYSREYGEDQGYRQEGGRGPSNLTVPKWLHKVRKLFPKQTVEILEKQALDRYGLTELLTDKKLLESLEPNMGLLKNIMQFKGRMKGEVLKSAKEIVRQVVEDLRRKLESQTRASIMGKRSRYAHSPVRSLRNLNFKRTVTKNLKNVDRVNRRFIIDRLYFDGNIQPHNKWNVIIGVDESGSMLDSVIYSSVMASIFYRLNALRTKLFIFDTQVVDLSDRLDDPVDLLMNVQLGGGTHIAKALRYGETLIDNPGKTIYILVSDLEEGYPIQHMYKACKDILDSGCKLLVLTALDFNGDSVYNKHAAQTLANMGAHVAAITPNELADWIGEIIS; encoded by the coding sequence ATGGAAACTGATCTGAATATGCATGAAGCCGCTGGCGAGTCGGCGAAACGCAGTTCATCGGAAGCGCTCAATCGCTGGCGATTGATCCTCGGAGAATCGGCGAGCGAAGGTTTATGCCAGGCTGACGGGTTTGACGAGCAGCATTTCCAATATAACGAAGTGGATGAAATACTGGACTATTTATACAGCCGCGAATACGGGGAAGATCAGGGCTATCGGCAAGAAGGGGGCCGAGGTCCTTCCAATCTGACGGTACCCAAATGGCTGCATAAGGTTCGGAAGCTGTTTCCGAAACAGACGGTCGAGATTTTGGAAAAACAGGCATTGGATCGTTACGGACTCACCGAACTGTTGACGGACAAAAAATTGCTTGAGTCGCTTGAACCCAATATGGGCTTGCTCAAAAACATTATGCAGTTCAAAGGCCGCATGAAGGGCGAGGTGCTGAAAAGCGCCAAAGAGATCGTGCGGCAAGTCGTGGAAGACTTGCGCAGAAAACTGGAGTCGCAAACGCGCGCCAGCATTATGGGCAAACGCTCGCGATATGCACATAGCCCGGTTCGCTCGCTGCGCAATCTGAACTTCAAGCGAACGGTGACCAAAAACCTGAAAAACGTCGATCGCGTCAATCGAAGGTTCATCATAGACCGGCTGTATTTCGACGGCAATATTCAACCGCACAATAAGTGGAACGTGATCATCGGCGTGGACGAAAGCGGCAGCATGCTGGATTCGGTAATCTACAGTTCAGTGATGGCGAGCATTTTTTACCGGCTCAATGCGCTGCGCACCAAACTGTTCATTTTCGATACCCAAGTTGTTGATCTCAGCGACCGGCTCGACGATCCGGTGGATCTGTTAATGAACGTGCAGCTTGGCGGGGGCACGCATATTGCCAAAGCACTGCGTTATGGTGAAACGTTGATCGATAACCCCGGAAAAACGATTTACATCCTCGTCAGCGATCTGGAGGAAGGTTATCCGATCCAGCACATGTATAAAGCTTGCAAAGATATTCTGGATTCGGGCTGCAAGCTGCTGGTGCTGACGGCGCTTGATTTCAACGGAGATTCCGTCTACAACAAACATGCCGCACAGACACTCGCCAATATGGGAGCGCACGTTGCCGCCATTACGCCGAACGAGCTGGCAGATTGGATCGGAGAGATCATCAGCTGA